In Tripterygium wilfordii isolate XIE 37 chromosome 15, ASM1340144v1, whole genome shotgun sequence, one DNA window encodes the following:
- the LOC120016516 gene encoding benzyl alcohol O-benzoyltransferase-like produces the protein MESAPTSLVFKVHRHEPELISPAKPTPCELKPLSDIDDQEALRFQIPSIQFYRYNPSMKGKDPAKIVKEAIAKALVFYYPLAGRLREGPGRKLMVDCNGEGIMFVEGDVDVSLDEFGDALHPPFPCLEELLFYVPGSSGILNCPLILVQVTRLRCGGFILALRLNHTMADAPGLVQFMIAVGEMARGASVPSVMPVWNRHIFEARDPPCVTHTHREYDEVPDTKGTIIPPDDMVYRSFSFGPTEISSIRRFIPPHLRHCSTFEIIIACIWRLRTIALRPDPKQEMRMILIINARSKSYSPVPEGYYGNAFVIPAAIATAEELGKNPLGFALEKVRKVKTEIDGEYMKSVANLMVLKGRPNFTVVGSYLVSDVTRVRFREVDIGWGMPAYGGPAKGVGPIPGVISFYIPLKNKKGEDGIVIQLGLPAPAMERFAQELGSMLKEQNTPGSSFIVSAL, from the exons ATGGAATCAGCACCAACATCTCTAGTGTTCAAGGTCCATAGACATGAACCTGAACTAATTTCCCCAGCAAAACCAACTCCTTGTGAGCTAAAGCCGCTTTCGGACATTGATGACCAAGAAGCTCTCAGATTCCAGATCCCGTCTATACAATTTTATCGTTACAATCCTTCAATGAAAGGGAAAGACCCTGCTAAGATCGTTAAGGAAGCAATAGCAAAAGCGTTAGTCTTTTACTACCCACTCGCTGGGAGGCTTAGGGAAGGCCCTGGGCGTAAGCTTATGGTGGATTGTAATGGTGAGGGTATCATGTTTGTTGAAGGTGATGTTGATGTTAGTCTTGATGAATTTGGCGATGCACTTCACCCTCCATTTCCTTGCTTGGAAGAGCTTCTTTTTTATGTTCCTGGCTCTTCTGGTATTCTCAACTGCCCCCTGATACTTGTTCAG GTGACGCGACTAAGATGCGGTGGTTTCATTCTTGCTCTCCGTCTCAACCACACAATGGCAGACGCACCAGGCCTCGTCCAATTCATGATTGCCGTAGGAGAGATGGCGCGTGGCGCGAGTGTTCCATCTGTGATGCCAGTTTGGAACCGACACATCTTTGAAGCTAGAGACCCACCGTGCGTAACACACACGCATAGGGAATACGATGAGGTTCCAGACACCAAGGGCACCATCATCCCACCCGATGACATGGTTTACCGGTCTTTCTCCTTCGGGCCCACAGAAATCTCTTCGATTCGAAGATTCATCCCGCCTCATCTTCGCCACTGCTCCACCTTCGAAATAATAATCGCCTGCATTTGGCGGTTACGCACCATAGCGCTCCGACCTGACCCTAAACAAGAGATGCGAATGATCCTCATAATCAACGCACGCAGCAAGTCGTACTCTCCCGTGCCGGAGGGATACTACGGGAATGCGTTCGTAATTCCAGCAGCAATCGCGACCGCTGAAGAACTCGGCAAGAATCCGCTAGGGTTCGCATTAGAGAAAGTAAGGAAGGTGAAGACGGAAATAGACGGAGAATACATGAAGTCTGTGGCCAATCTGATGGTGCTGAAGGGGAGGCCAAACTTCACGGTGGTGGGGTCGTATTTGGTATCTGATGTGACACGTGTCAGGTTTCGAGAGGTGGACATAGGGTGGGGTATGCCCGCGTATGGTGGGCCCGCAAAAGGGGTGGGGCCCATACCAGGTGTGATTAGCTTTTATATACCGTTGAAGAACAAGAAAGGAGAGGATGGGATTGTGATCCAACTAGGTTTGCCGGCTCCAGCTATGGAAAGATTTGCCCAAGAACTGGGCAGCATGTTGAAAGAGCAAAATACCCCCGGATCAAGTTTTATTGTCTCTGCACTTTAG
- the LOC120016071 gene encoding protein BOLA4, chloroplastic/mitochondrial-like — protein sequence MRLHRRSDTYDILRAALKMATKTLAMSPYVHRSSRTRLLLRQALPSFLRNPTTRFDSLSTISISSGNTRSSRAEVPIKTDYVSGSGFGLVRHRKFTTGATHVNEAGSIDSLLMQSMEKKIKEELNAESVTVIDAYGDGRHVTIDVVSTAFEGKSDVDRQRMVYKAIQEELENVVNAVDQMTTTTPSEAATGK from the exons ATGCGTCTTCACCGCCGTTCAGATACCTACGACATTCTGCGTGCGGCGTTAAAAATGGCTACCAAAACCCTAGCGATGAGTCCGTACGTCCACCGATCGTCTAGAACGCGCCTCCTCCTTCGTCAAGCTCTCCCTTCGTTTCTACGAAATCCTACGACACGCTTCGATTCACTCTCCACAATCTCAATCTCATCTGGCAATACGCGCAGCTCGAGAGCCGAAGTCCCAATCAAAACAGATTACGTCAGTGGATCAGGGTTTGGGCTTGTCCGTCATCGCAAATTCACCACCGGAGCCACTCATGTTAATGAGGCGGGATCCATTGACTCCCTTCTCATGCAGTCCATGGAGAAGAAG ATCAAGGAAGAACTAAATGCAGAATCAGTCACTGTTATAGATGCTTATGGTGATGGCCGACATGTGAC CATTGATGTTGTCTCTACAGCCTTTGAGGGAAAATCAGATGTCGATAGGCAGAGGATGGTGTACAAAGCAATACAGGAGGAGCTAGAAAACGTAGTGAATGCAGTTGACCAGATGACTACTACAACCCCCTCTGAAGCGGCAACAGGGAAGTGA